Proteins from a genomic interval of Anopheles ziemanni unplaced genomic scaffold, idAnoZiCoDA_A2_x.2 U_35, whole genome shotgun sequence:
- the LOC131292794 gene encoding uncharacterized protein LOC131292794, whose translation MDSSTRKAWELTLQHGEFPDLFRTFDYITRQCEVLESCAAGNMDKPSRPKPAPTKAFTSTVTPSPTATCVMCQDTHMLSKCADFIALSLPDKRDKLRSWKSCFNCFGAGHLNKRCPSKWTCRRCQQKHHTLLHDEGTSAASEIRHEQPTSAAEHRTATISLHTAIPSTVLLSTVMLYITDSAGKNHAARALLDSGAQSNFITGRLAQFLNLPRKSVSIPLSGIGGSQATNVKSSVRATIQSRCSSFSTSLEMLVLPKLSADVPAHRIHHSQWTIPATCVLADPTFHKPGGIDIIQGAACFYELLKTGRISLGEGMPSLQETAFGWVVSGTAQIAEQSLPVVCSVAVHTNELTTMMRKFFAIEDVGSLPSWSIEERACEDHYASTTSRDEAGRYVVRLPRKSDMIGKLGDSRTIALHRFLAIERRMQREPETKKAYVEFMAEYLRLGHMTKVAATVDSRETFYLPHHPVFKADSTTTKCRVVFDASSKSSTGVSLNDTLMIGPTIQQDATSILMRFRTHQIALTGDVAKMYRQVWVHPNDRALQRILWRASPHDPIEEYELNTVTYGTASAPFLAVRSLQQTVLDHGRDFPIAAARFSDFYVDDFVSGADSPEAAQTLQQQTEQLFAKGGFELRKWASNEEAVLHHVDQQSRASSPYPNDDDDGSLATLGIIWDTSADTLRFKVQAPDVNKDATRRRVLSTIGKIYDPVGFVDPVKAVAKQLLQRVWTLKHVNQQPWGWDAELPLQLRTEWLNFLEQMHYLHNISIPRVAIRSSVTTIQYHVFCDASEKGYGACCYIRSCDAQGHGTMELFASKTKVTPLNSKHSIARLELCAAQLASLLFDRVRTAVNPGSLAVFWTDSMTVVHWLRASPNSWKPYVANRVSQVQQLTEGCTWRHIAGVDNPADLASRGCLGKDLLSSTLWWQGPSWMSLPEDQWPPPLLATPDPSVQAEQRVAVVACAAIELPAHRIFTLFSSYSKLRRMTAYWVQYWNRCTKRRSYENPGLTTKDLTDAEEVLCRLAQRDHLQQEIKALQQKKPVPASSPLRWLHPQLGADGNIRVGGRLSNSPLAEDVKHPLVVPASHPFARLLMEHFHKQLLHAGPTLMLNTCRQRFWITSGRNLARKVFHQCHTCFRARPSSSATIMADLPAVRVTPAPPFSITGVDYCGPVFLKGGHRRAAPVKAYVAIFVCFTTRAVHIELVSNLTTEAFIAALRRFVSRRGLPLELHSDNATNFKGAANKLNELYKLLRTTEHQQSIQAWTLERKISWKFIPPRAPHFGGLWEAAVKTMKYHLVRVLGTTSLSYEDMSTLLDEIECCVNSRPITSMSDDPHDMTALTPGHFLVGTNLQLVPDHCLLYEAENRLNHWRHVQQLRQHFWNRWQKEYLQQLQARSKWTKEGTTTVTPGTLVIIKEDNVPSACWPLARVTEEHRGKDGKARVFTLRT comes from the coding sequence ATGGACTCCAGCACTCGTAAGGCATGGGAGCTTACATTGCAGCACGGCGAGTTTCCGGATTTGTTCCGTACGTTCGACTACATCACGCGACAATGTGAAGTGTTGGAGAGCTGCGCAGCAGGCAATATGGACAAACCATCTCGTCCAAAGCCGGCTCCTACTAAAGCGTTCACGTCGACCGTTACACCGTCACCGACCGCAACGTGTGTAATGTGCCAGGACACCCATATGCTCAGCAAGTGCGCGGATTTCATAGCATTGTCGCTACCAGACAAACGGGACAAGCTCCGAAGttggaaaagttgtttcaactgtTTCGGAGCTGGTCATCTCAACAAAAGGTGCCCATCGAAGTGGACGTGTCGTCGGTGCCAGCAGAAACATCACACCTTGCTCCACGACGAAGGGACTAGTGCCGCCAGCGAGATCCGTCACGAACAGCCAACATCTGCAGCAGAACACCGTACAGCTACAATATCGCTACACACGGCGATACCATCGACAGTGTTGCTGTCAACCGTCATGTTGTACATCACTGACAGCGCAGGGAAGAACCATGCTGCGAGGGCTCTCTTGGACAGTGGAGCACAGTCCAACTTCATTACGGGAAGGTTGGCGCAATTCTTAAACCTACCTCGGAAGTCGGTGAGCATTCCGCTGTCGGGGATTGGTGGCAGCCAAGCGACGAACGTAAAGTCATCAGTACGAGCCACCATCCAATCACGCTGTTCATCATTTTCGACGTCGCTGGAGATGCTGGTACTGCCCAAGCTGTCAGCAGATGTGCCGGCCCATCGTATACACCACAGCCAGTGGACGATTCCAGCAACCTGCGTCTTGGCTGACCCAACATTCCACAAGCCTGGTGGAATCGATATCATCCAGGGTGCGGCGTGCTTCTACGAGCTTTTAAAAACCGGACGCATCTCACTTGGAGAAGGTATGCCGTCACTCCAAGAAACAGCATTTGGGTGGGTTGTAAGTGGCACAGCCCAGATAGCAGAGCAGTCGCTGCCAGTGGTGTGTTCAGTCGCCGTACACACCAACGAGCTGACTACGATGATGCGGAAATTCTTCGCAATAGAAGACGTAGGCAGTCTCCCTAGTTGGAGTATCGAGGAGAGAGCCTGTGAGGACCACTACGCCTCCACTACAAGCAGAGACGAAGCCGGCCGATATGTCGTCCGACTTCCGAGAAAGTCTGACATGATCGGGAAACTAGGTGACTCGCGGACGATCGCCCTCCATCGGTTTCTGGCTATCGAGAGACGTATGCAGCGAGaacccgaaacaaaaaaggcataCGTGGAGTTCATGGCCGAATACCTCCGCTTAGGCCACATGACAAAGGTGGCAGCAACAGTTGATAGTCGGGAAACATTCTACCTCCCACACCATCCTGTGTTTAAGGCCGACAGCACCACCACGAAGTGTCGGGTTGTGTTCGACGCATCCAGCAAGTCATCGACAGGAGTGTCGTTGAATGATACGCTGATGATCGGACCAACAATTCAACAAGATGCTACATCGATCCTGATGCGATTCAGAACTCATCAAATTGCACTGACAGGAGATGTGGCAAAAATGTACCGCCAAGTATGGGTACATCCCAACGATCGCGCCCTACAGCGCATTCTGTGGCGAGCTTCGCCCCATGATCCCATCGAAGAATATGAGCTGAATACTGTAACTTATGGAACTGCATCTGCACCATTCCTTGCGGTGAGATCTCTGCAACAAACAGTATTGGATCATGGAAGGGACTTTCCAATAGCAGCAGCTCGGTTCTCTGACTTCTACGTGGATGACTTTGTGTCTGGAGCTGATTCACCCGAGGCTGCTCAAACCTTGCAACAGCAAACCGAACAACTGTTTGCCAAAGGTGGATTTGAGCTGCGGAAATGGGCATCAAACGAGGAAGCGGTGTTGCATCATGTGGACCAACAAAGCCGAGCATCCAGCCCTTATcccaacgacgatgacgacggatCGTTGGCAACACTTGGAATCATATGGGATACGTCAGCGGACACTCTGCGCTTCAAAGTCCAAGCCCCTGATGTCAACAAAGATGCAACCAGACGCAGGGTATTATCCACCATTGGGAAGATCTACGATCCGGTAGGGTTTGTTGACCCAGTGAAGGCGGTTGCCAAGCAACTTCTTCAACGTGTATGGACTCTGAAACACGTCAACCAACAACCCTggggatgggatgctgaactTCCGCTGCAGCTACGAACGGAATGGCTTAACTTTCTTGAGCAAATGCATTACCTTCACAACATCAGCATTCCGCGAGTCGCCATTAGATCTTCAGTGACCACCATCCAATACCACGTCTTCTGCGATGCTTCGGAGAAAGGATATGGAGCATGCTGCTACATCCGTAGTTGCGATGCCCAGGGACATGGCACAATGGAGCTCTTCGCCTCAAAAACCAAAGTGACGCCCCTCAATAGCAAGCACTCTATCGCTCGGCTTGAACTGTGCGCAGCACAGTTGGCCAGCTTGCTATTCGACCGAGTAAGGACTGCGGTCAACCCAGGATCTCTGGCAGTCTTCTGGACAGACTCCATGACTGTGGTACATTGGCTGCGAGCATCACCAAACTCCTGGAAGCCATATGTTGCCAACCGGGTATCGCAGGTGCAACAATTAACAGAAGGTTGCACGTGGCGTCACATCGCAGGAGTCGACAACCCGGCTGACCTTGCTTCGAGAGGATGTTTGGGCAAAGATCTCCTCTCCAGTACCCTATGGTGGCAGGGTCCTTCCTGGATGAGCCTGCCAGAAGATCAATGGCCTCCACCACTGCTTGCGACACCAGATCCGTCAGTGCAAGCAGAGCAGCGAGTAGCAGTTGTGGCATGCGCTGCCATTGAGCTGCCAGCTCACCGCATATTTACACTCTTTTCATCGTATTCTAAGCTGCGACGGATGACAGCGTACTGGGTTCAGTATTGGAACCGATGCACCAAACGCCGGTCGTACGAGAACCCTGGCCTGACGACTAAGGATTTGACGGATGCGGAAGAAGTACTGTGCCGCTTGGCTCAACGAGACCACCTGCAGCAAGAAATCAAGGCCTTGCAGCAGAAGAAACCCGTTCCTGCGTCGTCCCCGCTTAGATGGTTGCATCCGCAACTGGGAGCTGACGGAAACATCCGAGTTGGAGGACGTTTGTCCAATTCACCGCTAGCGGAGGATGTTAAGCATCCACTAGTTGTTCCGGCCAGCCATCCATTCGCTCGTCTGCTgatggaacattttcataaacagTTACTTCACGCGGGACCGACTCTGATGCTAAACACGTGCAGACAACGCTTCTGGATTACAAGTGGCCGAAATCTCGCCCGGAAGGTATTTCATCAGTGCCACACCTGCTTCCGCGCCCGACCATCGTCGTCAGCAACTATAATGGCTGACCTGCCGGCTGTCCGAGTAACACCGGCCCCTCCTTTTTCGATCACCGGTGTTGACTACTGTGGTCCAGTGTTCCTGAAAGGTGGCCACCGACGGGCGGCGCCCGTGAAGGCATACGTCGCCATATTTGTATGCTTCACCACCCGTGCCGTACACATCGAGCTGGTGTCaaacctgacaacggaagcatTTATAGCAGCATTACGACGGTTTGTGTCTCGTCGTGGTTTGCCATTGGAGTTGCACTCGGACAACGCGACGAACTTCAAGGGAGCAGCAAACAAGCTGAACGAGTTGTACAAGCTGTTGCGTACAACTGAACACCAGCAGAGCATTCAAGCTTGGACACTAGAACGCAAAATTTCATGGAAGTTCATCCCACCAAGAGCTCCTCACTTCGGTGGACTGTGGGAAGCCGCCGTCAAAACCATGAAGTACCACCTAGTGCGCGTTTTAGGAACGACATCACTTTCGTATGAGGACATGTCTACGCTGCTGGACGAGATAGAATGCTGTGTCAACTCCCGACCTATAACATCGATGTCAGATGACCCACACGATATGACAGCACTCACTCCTGGACATTTCCTGGTTGGAACGAACCTACAGCTTGTTCCGGACCACTGCTTGCTGTAcgaagccgaaaaccggttgaaCCACTGGCGTCATGTTCAACAACTTCGCCAGCACTTTTGGAACCGTTGGCAGAAGGAGTATTTACAACAACTGCAGGCGCGTTCTAAATGGACAAAGGAAGGTACAACCACAGTAACGCCAGGAACGTTAGTTATAATTAAGGAAGATAATGTGCCTTCGGCGTGTTGGCCATTAGCACGCGTAACCGAGGAGCATCGTGGAAAGGATGGCAAAGCGCGTGTCTTTACATTGCGTACAA